A region of Catenibacterium mitsuokai DNA encodes the following proteins:
- the potA gene encoding spermidine/putrescine ABC transporter ATP-binding protein, whose protein sequence is MKKIIELDNLTKSFDGQVILKGIHLDIYENEFVTLLGPSGCGKTTTLRIMAGFEEPESGTVLFDGMNMEGVPPYKRELNTVFQKYALFPHMDVYDNVAFGLHIKKMPDEIIDHKVRRMLELVGLKGFEERNISQLSGGQQQRVAIARALVNEPKVLLLDEPLGALDLKLRKTMQIELKKIQQQVGITFVYVTHDQEEALTMSDKIVVMNEGMIQQIGSPIDIYNEPENRFVANFIGESNIVEGHFIKDYLVEWHGQQFECVDKGFEEGQEVDIVLRPEDLDIVEPGRGKIAGEVVSVIFKGVHYEIMVRTENQDYKIHTTDLTEVGKKVDLDFWPEDIHVMEPMGTY, encoded by the coding sequence ATGAAGAAAATTATTGAATTAGATAATCTGACTAAATCATTTGATGGCCAGGTCATCCTAAAAGGAATTCACCTAGACATCTATGAAAATGAATTCGTAACACTTCTAGGGCCAAGTGGATGCGGAAAAACAACTACGCTAAGAATCATGGCAGGATTTGAAGAACCTGAATCAGGTACTGTATTATTCGATGGTATGAACATGGAAGGTGTACCACCTTATAAGAGAGAATTAAATACTGTCTTCCAGAAGTATGCTTTATTCCCACATATGGATGTTTATGATAATGTGGCTTTTGGTTTACATATTAAGAAGATGCCTGATGAAATTATTGATCATAAAGTAAGAAGAATGCTAGAACTTGTAGGCTTAAAGGGCTTTGAGGAAAGAAACATTTCTCAGTTATCTGGTGGTCAGCAGCAGCGTGTTGCGATTGCAAGAGCTCTTGTTAATGAACCAAAAGTACTTCTTCTTGATGAACCATTAGGCGCACTTGACTTGAAACTAAGAAAAACAATGCAGATTGAATTAAAGAAGATTCAACAGCAGGTAGGTATTACTTTCGTTTATGTTACTCATGATCAGGAAGAAGCACTTACTATGTCTGATAAGATTGTTGTTATGAACGAAGGTATGATTCAGCAGATTGGATCGCCTATAGATATCTATAATGAACCTGAAAATAGATTTGTTGCCAACTTCATTGGTGAATCTAATATTGTAGAAGGTCATTTCATTAAGGACTATCTTGTCGAATGGCATGGTCAGCAGTTTGAATGTGTAGATAAAGGATTTGAAGAAGGTCAGGAAGTAGATATTGTATTACGTCCTGAAGACTTAGATATTGTAGAACCAGGTAGAGGTAAAATTGCAGGTGAAGTCGTATCTGTTATCTTTAAAGGGGTACACTATGAAATCATGGTACGTACAGAAAATCAGGATTATAAGATTCATACAACAGATTTAACAGAAGTAGGAAAGAAAGTAGATTTAGATTTCTGGCCTGAAGATATTCATGTCATGGAACCAATGGGTACTTATTAA
- a CDS encoding helix-turn-helix domain-containing protein, whose amino-acid sequence MDLGRKIKQLRLANDLTLEELANRSELSKGFLSQVERNLTSPSVATLDDILEALGTNLHDFFDQQEDEQLVFGEKDFFVNEQDDYIIHYIVPNAQKNEMEPILIELEKDKRSMKMEPHGGEEFGYVLEGKVVLHYGMREEIVKKGETFYLKGTRAHYLENQWERKARVIWISTPPLF is encoded by the coding sequence ATGGATCTCGGAAGGAAAATTAAACAGCTGCGTCTTGCAAACGACTTAACTCTTGAAGAACTTGCAAACCGCAGTGAATTATCAAAAGGTTTCCTCTCCCAGGTTGAAAGAAATCTAACATCACCATCTGTCGCAACACTTGATGATATTCTTGAAGCATTAGGTACTAATCTTCATGATTTCTTTGATCAGCAGGAGGATGAACAGCTTGTTTTTGGCGAGAAGGATTTTTTTGTGAATGAACAGGATGATTACATCATTCACTATATCGTACCAAATGCTCAGAAAAATGAGATGGAACCTATTCTTATTGAACTAGAAAAGGATAAACGTTCAATGAAGATGGAACCTCATGGTGGAGAAGAGTTTGGTTATGTATTAGAAGGTAAAGTCGTTCTTCATTATGGGATGCGAGAAGAAATTGTTAAAAAGGGTGAAACATTTTATTTGAAGGGCACACGTGCACATTATTTAGAGAATCAGTGGGAAAGAAAGGCGAGAGTGATCTGGATTTCTACACCACCATTATTTTAA